A genomic region of Streptomyces sp. R33 contains the following coding sequences:
- a CDS encoding SDR family oxidoreductase codes for MTTSQKTALITGANKGIGKETARRLAALGITVLIGARNAERGEAAAEELRAGGGDVRFVPLDVTDETSVQAAAQHIDATFGRLDILVNNAAIAAGPQKPSETPAATVRQVYETNVFGAIAVTHAMLPLLRRSAAARIVNMSSELGSLTHLADPGSPWSAYSSILLPYCTSKSALNAITVLYANELRAEGILVNAVSPGYCATDLNRHTGIRTAQEGAAVAVDLATAGEDGPTGSLLAEDGPILW; via the coding sequence ATGACGACTTCGCAGAAGACTGCTCTGATCACCGGCGCGAACAAGGGCATCGGCAAGGAAACGGCGCGCAGGCTCGCAGCCCTCGGCATCACCGTGCTGATCGGCGCCCGCAACGCCGAGCGTGGCGAGGCGGCGGCCGAGGAGCTTCGCGCGGGCGGCGGCGACGTACGGTTCGTTCCGCTGGACGTCACCGACGAGACCTCGGTCCAGGCCGCCGCCCAGCACATCGACGCCACGTTCGGCCGCCTCGACATCCTCGTCAACAACGCCGCGATCGCCGCCGGACCGCAAAAGCCGAGTGAAACCCCAGCAGCTACCGTCCGGCAGGTCTACGAGACCAACGTGTTCGGCGCCATCGCGGTGACCCACGCCATGCTCCCCCTGCTACGCCGCTCCGCCGCCGCACGCATCGTCAACATGTCCAGCGAACTCGGCTCCCTCACCCACCTGGCCGACCCGGGCAGCCCGTGGTCCGCCTACTCCTCGATCCTCCTCCCTTACTGCACCTCGAAGAGCGCGCTGAACGCGATCACCGTGCTCTACGCCAATGAACTGCGCGCCGAAGGGATCCTGGTCAACGCGGTGAGTCCCGGCTACTGCGCGACCGACCTCAACCGCCACACCGGGATACGCACGGCGCAGGAGGGCGCGGCCGTGGCGGTTGACCTGGCGACGGCGGGCGAGGACGGCCCGACGGGCTCCCTGTTGGCCGAGGACGGGCCGATTCTCTGGTGA
- a CDS encoding LysR family transcriptional regulator: MSELEVRELRYFIAVVEELNFSRAAQRLGMAQPPLSKAIAQMESRLGVRLLERTTRQVRLTNAGQVLLDQARIAVDAVHAAARRARRAGQPTPQLVVAVKPGGDAGLLREILAAYRGAGSHLPPPEVVVGGSGEPIAMLRDGRADVALLRSPFDGQGLDSQTLVVEPRLAVLPAAHRLAGRRRLRLADLEGEPIPRWKGAAPSNTAYYTGYDGAEAGDGRAGLAPADTPEGPLVASVEQLLEVVALGQAVAFLSRSTTKRHQRPDIAYRPVAGLSPSAVMVAWPETSRSAAVAAFVQAAHDVATHHPDYMTTLA, translated from the coding sequence ATGAGTGAGCTAGAGGTGCGGGAACTGAGGTACTTCATCGCGGTCGTCGAGGAACTGAACTTCAGCCGGGCCGCGCAACGTCTGGGGATGGCGCAGCCCCCGCTGTCGAAGGCGATCGCTCAGATGGAGTCCCGGCTCGGGGTACGCCTGTTGGAGCGCACCACCCGGCAGGTGAGGCTGACCAACGCCGGTCAGGTGCTGCTCGACCAGGCCCGGATCGCGGTCGACGCGGTGCACGCGGCGGCCCGGCGAGCACGCCGGGCCGGTCAGCCGACACCCCAGCTCGTCGTGGCGGTCAAACCGGGAGGCGATGCCGGGCTGCTGCGGGAGATCCTCGCCGCCTACCGGGGAGCGGGTTCGCATCTGCCGCCGCCTGAAGTCGTCGTCGGCGGCAGCGGAGAGCCGATCGCCATGCTGCGGGACGGCCGTGCCGACGTAGCGCTCCTGCGCAGCCCGTTCGACGGTCAAGGGCTGGATTCCCAGACACTCGTGGTCGAGCCGCGACTGGCCGTCCTGCCCGCCGCGCACCGTCTGGCCGGGCGCCGGCGACTGCGGCTGGCCGACCTCGAGGGCGAACCGATCCCGCGCTGGAAGGGGGCCGCCCCCTCCAACACCGCCTACTACACCGGATATGACGGCGCAGAAGCAGGCGATGGCCGCGCAGGCTTGGCACCGGCTGACACCCCTGAAGGGCCGCTCGTGGCCAGCGTCGAGCAACTCCTGGAGGTGGTCGCGCTGGGCCAGGCCGTGGCGTTCCTCTCACGCTCCACCACCAAGCGGCACCAGCGCCCGGACATCGCATACCGGCCGGTCGCCGGCCTCAGCCCCAGCGCGGTCATGGTCGCCTGGCCGGAGACCTCGCGATCCGCAGCCGTCGCCGCCTTCGTCCAAGCCGCCCACGACGTCGCCACCCACCACCCCGACTACATGACCACACTGGCCTGA
- a CDS encoding helix-turn-helix domain-containing protein, protein MGLQVTSDAVEAREDRFDWFCETVSNDVMPVTLSTSHAADFQASVTHLDLGVAGLGAVACSPVLSRRTLSHVRRGDPEHLQLALITKGTFRISQRGNDSVLAGGLVLTDTSRPSEGACIGGQVETVIMRIPRQALALSSNRVDRLLGQSLAADAGSGAILADFMKSLLTRGPGTHPEELRRMGSVTLDLATAFLAQRLGDPGEAPAETRAQEMLQRVYRFIENNLCDPGLTLQMIADRHNISLRSLHTLFQGEPLTIAAHIRQNRLKRAHTDLASAELSRQPVQTIAARWGFSNATAFSRAFRVAYGVTPTEHRELSLAASRHAEHKSPGPPPTP, encoded by the coding sequence ATGGGACTGCAGGTTACGTCGGATGCTGTCGAGGCACGTGAGGACAGGTTCGATTGGTTTTGCGAGACAGTGTCCAACGATGTGATGCCTGTGACGCTCAGCACCAGCCATGCGGCCGACTTCCAGGCGAGTGTGACCCACCTTGATCTCGGCGTGGCAGGGCTGGGCGCTGTGGCTTGCTCACCAGTGCTCTCGCGCCGAACCTTGTCTCATGTTCGGCGCGGCGATCCCGAGCACTTGCAGCTGGCGCTCATCACCAAAGGTACGTTCAGGATCTCTCAGCGCGGCAACGACTCGGTGCTCGCGGGGGGACTCGTACTCACGGACACGTCGCGACCGAGTGAGGGGGCTTGTATAGGTGGGCAGGTTGAGACGGTCATCATGCGGATTCCACGCCAGGCCCTGGCGCTGAGTTCGAACCGGGTGGACAGACTCCTTGGGCAGAGCCTGGCCGCAGACGCGGGCTCAGGGGCGATCCTCGCCGACTTCATGAAGTCGCTGCTCACCCGCGGCCCGGGTACTCACCCGGAAGAGTTGCGCAGGATGGGGTCCGTCACCCTCGACTTGGCCACGGCGTTCCTTGCGCAGCGGCTCGGGGACCCCGGTGAGGCGCCTGCCGAGACTCGTGCTCAGGAGATGCTGCAGCGGGTGTACCGCTTCATCGAGAACAATCTCTGTGATCCGGGCCTGACCCTTCAGATGATCGCCGATCGACACAACATATCCCTGCGGTCTCTCCATACGCTCTTCCAGGGCGAGCCCCTGACCATCGCGGCGCACATCCGCCAAAACCGTCTGAAGCGCGCCCACACCGACCTTGCGAGCGCGGAGCTGAGCCGTCAGCCCGTCCAGACGATCGCGGCCCGCTGGGGCTTCTCCAACGCCACCGCGTTCAGCCGGGCGTTCCGCGTAGCCTACGGCGTCACGCCTACCGAGCACCGTGAACTCTCCCTGGCCGCCTCACGCCACGCAGAGCACAAGTCCCCTGGCCCTCCACCCACGCCATGA
- a CDS encoding MarR family winged helix-turn-helix transcriptional regulator, which produces MSLTSAATLATLDRTGPRRITDLAAVEGVTQPAMTALVRVMEESGLVERRGDASDKRVTLVCLTEAGASYVRTRRQAGVHAFERLIGELTGDEVEALVAALPALKHLAELESQDREGPKQ; this is translated from the coding sequence ATGAGCCTGACGTCCGCCGCCACCCTGGCCACCCTGGACCGGACCGGCCCGCGGCGCATCACCGATCTGGCCGCGGTCGAGGGCGTCACCCAGCCTGCGATGACCGCCCTGGTCCGGGTGATGGAGGAGTCCGGCCTGGTCGAGCGGCGGGGCGACGCGTCCGACAAGCGGGTCACGCTGGTGTGCCTGACCGAGGCCGGCGCCTCCTATGTCCGGACACGGCGCCAGGCGGGCGTCCACGCGTTCGAGCGGTTGATCGGCGAGCTCACCGGCGACGAGGTCGAGGCGCTGGTGGCGGCCCTTCCGGCGCTGAAGCATCTGGCAGAGCTCGAAAGCCAGGACCGCGAAGGGCCGAAGCAGTGA
- a CDS encoding pyridoxamine 5'-phosphate oxidase family protein: MTVLGSAPHDVLDAYRTCEFVTLGKNGTPLAWPTAVARREDGTLLLTTSLAFAQKALNVRRDGRVALLFSDPTGSGMDRAPQVFVSGRAHCPDTIMASPEGAEEYWRRLFERQPHSRSYLKRPMRPMMSWYYLRLLITVEPERVSVRPSLEELLQEEAPAPATTTQALPGAAQLGGQPTAVLAGRDASGAPLLARTRPQPTPPGYLVEVPSDCPVEPGPASLLVHRHDEQLNHMYNALVRGELRRSDSGWLLTPSTVIEPMGSGRVSDALRVLRQTKRSTDRYLERRGLHRPKVQWDEFRALAAPTHTGRS; this comes from the coding sequence ATGACGGTACTCGGCTCCGCTCCCCATGACGTCCTGGACGCCTACCGCACCTGCGAGTTCGTCACCCTCGGCAAGAACGGAACCCCGTTGGCCTGGCCGACGGCCGTAGCCCGGCGCGAGGACGGGACGCTCCTGCTGACCACGTCCCTCGCCTTCGCGCAGAAAGCGCTGAACGTACGCCGCGACGGCCGGGTCGCACTGCTCTTCTCCGACCCGACGGGCAGCGGGATGGACCGGGCCCCACAAGTGTTCGTCAGCGGCCGCGCCCACTGCCCTGACACGATCATGGCGAGCCCGGAAGGGGCCGAGGAATACTGGCGCAGGCTGTTCGAACGCCAGCCGCACAGCCGCTCCTACCTCAAGCGCCCCATGAGGCCCATGATGTCCTGGTACTACCTGCGCCTCCTCATCACCGTCGAGCCCGAGCGGGTGAGCGTACGGCCGAGTCTGGAGGAACTGCTCCAGGAAGAGGCACCGGCTCCCGCAACCACCACACAGGCGCTGCCCGGAGCCGCGCAACTCGGCGGCCAGCCCACGGCGGTGCTCGCCGGCCGGGACGCCTCGGGTGCTCCGCTGCTCGCCCGTACACGCCCGCAGCCGACACCGCCGGGCTACCTGGTCGAGGTGCCTTCGGACTGTCCTGTCGAGCCGGGACCGGCCAGTCTGCTGGTGCACCGGCACGACGAACAACTCAACCACATGTACAACGCGCTCGTACGGGGAGAACTGCGACGGTCCGACTCGGGCTGGCTCCTCACGCCGTCCACCGTGATCGAACCCATGGGGTCGGGCCGGGTCAGTGATGCCCTGCGGGTCCTGCGCCAGACGAAGCGGTCCACCGACCGCTACCTCGAGCGGCGCGGCCTGCACCGCCCGAAGGTGCAATGGGATGAGTTCCGTGCCCTCGCCGCGCCCACGCACACAGGGCGGAGCTGA
- a CDS encoding IS5 family transposase (programmed frameshift), with amino-acid sequence MGRGDLSDAEWERLRPFLPVSNRRCGRWRDRRQVIDGILHRVRTGVHWRDLPERFGPWKTVYERHRLWSADGTWERLLQQVQAAADAAGEIDWDVSVDSSIVRAHQHAAGARTDPAGPRVKGGRARRTPARDTVAEPRRPPGGGGAGGEGLGRSRGGFTTKLHLSADGRCRPLSLIVTPGQRADCTQFQPVLEKIRVPKLGPGRPRKKPDSVAADKAYSNGPCRQYLRRRGIRHTIPEKTDSQAARLRKGSRGGRPPGFDGDRYKKRNTVERAINRLKQHRAVATRYDKRGYVYLGTATAAALVIWLRT; translated from the exons ATGGGGCGGGGTGATCTGAGTGATGCCGAGTGGGAACGGTTGCGGCCGTTCCTTCCGGTCAGCAACAGGCGTTGTGGCAGGTGGCGGGATCGCCGACAGGTGATCGACGGGATTCTGCACCGGGTTCGGACCGGTGTTCACTGGCGTGACCTGCCCGAACGGTTCGGGCCGTGGAAGACCGTCTACGAACGGCACCGGCTGTGGTCGGCCGACGGAACGTGGGAGCGCCTGCTCCAGCAGGTCCAGGCCGCGGCCGATGCGGCGGGTGAGATCGACTGGGACGTATCAGTCGACTCCTCCATCGTGCGGGCGCATCAGCACGCGGCGGGTGCCCGCACCGACCCA GCCGGCCCCCGCGTCAAAGGGGGACGGGCCAGAAGAACACCAGCACGAGACACCGTGGCAGAGCCTCGTCGCCCGCCTGGTGGAGGTGGTGCTGGAGGTGAGGGCCTGGGCCGCTCGCGCGGCGGGTTCACGACCAAGCTCCACCTGAGCGCGGACGGCCGCTGCCGCCCACTGTCCTTGATCGTCACACCAGGACAGCGGGCCGACTGCACCCAGTTCCAACCCGTACTGGAGAAGATCCGCGTCCCCAAACTCGGGCCGGGCCGGCCCCGCAAGAAGCCCGACAGCGTCGCGGCGGACAAGGCCTACAGCAACGGGCCGTGCCGCCAGTACCTGCGGAGACGGGGCATCCGGCACACGATCCCGGAGAAGACCGACAGCCAGGCCGCCCGCCTGCGCAAAGGATCACGCGGCGGGCGGCCACCCGGATTCGACGGAGACCGCTACAAGAAGCGCAACACCGTTGAGAGGGCTATCAACCGGCTCAAACAGCACCGGGCGGTGGCCACCCGCTACGACAAGCGCGGCTACGTCTACCTCGGCACGGCCACGGCCGCCGCCCTCGTGATCTGGCTCCGCACATGA
- a CDS encoding BTAD domain-containing putative transcriptional regulator: protein MVTLKVLGPFRVEVGGRSVDTPGRLARMVLAQLVLARGEFVPTERIIERLWPTRVPSSAPASLHAYIARLRRVLEPERAPRSPARLLLSAPYGYALALERDAVDAWMFEDRVTACSAAGLPSHAAAEGLAEALASWGGQPYAEFGDEPWTAGERTRLEELHRAARERLAAARLSHGQAAQALADAGALTREQPLHEEGWRLLALALWARDRQGDALAALRQARHVLAEELGVEPGPALLELEQALLHQRLDVLHQATGTPVTATARAEAATTPTTVRSSIAAAGHTTPAAQTGPAASTVLTAGPIVGRDEELAAIAAAADRARDGRAQVVLVSGEAGIGKSTLLQATLRQLPAQGWLVGSGQCPETEGAPPGRAWFDLLPDLAENAPPGPYADELAPLLSLGTASGSAQPDGSPARRYRLHRALLGWLRDTAARQPLTIVLDDLHRGDQESIELFLLCAEQLRDVPLVLVGSYRTGEGDLTGALARLAACSPVRINLAGLSDAQAKELLRRSTTDISDQAAAALAERAGGNPFYLRESSLLVAGEGEQQALARIPQGVQDVLRRRLALLAPTVTAGLRLAAVAGREAPVALLVHAADSDPDQLLDALDTGITAGLLTEPRPGTVRFSHALVRDALEADLTRLRLARMHSRLGRSLIALGSDDVAATAHHLLRAAAVVTADAGPAVHHARLACEQAVRRYAPQNAEALLNTALGLLTDQPAAFADQDPALLRVMLLGQLVDCRIRMGAVVPARDAQQQAVRVARAEGRADLLTAAYTTWTEPTPWRVRPYAACDPEAVEELTNLLENHHPDDRQRCLLLDQLADALDDTDPRAVTVARQAVELSKTVGDPRLRGLTLTSLLRRIDCELEPAAYLELHEELAEVAASQDSPEYSWMSAYTAARIAAARNDPAQMERCLLRADEIARTYELGGAFAIAQLRRPMVAMAQGRFGEAEQDLASAVAELRARGAVDLSGLAGLAAGCIRLQQDRLAEVLPVVLAVWEQYQPLNEALTALALLAADRTEEAREVFARRVPIRRDFVYSILTALRGIAAIAFGDRQAAAEVYRDLLPFQGLAGGASSLSLVFRPVAQTLGELAQFLGHAQDAQRHYREAARVAAAWDSPHWSDAAQAALARLPQAARQRPHG, encoded by the coding sequence ATGGTCACTTTGAAGGTGCTCGGCCCGTTCCGGGTAGAGGTCGGCGGCCGCTCGGTTGACACACCGGGCCGGCTCGCTCGGATGGTGCTGGCTCAACTGGTCCTCGCCCGTGGAGAGTTCGTCCCCACGGAGCGGATCATCGAGAGGCTGTGGCCCACACGTGTCCCCTCGAGCGCGCCGGCGTCGCTGCACGCCTACATCGCACGCCTGCGGCGCGTCCTCGAACCGGAACGAGCACCGCGCAGTCCCGCCCGACTCCTGCTCAGCGCGCCGTACGGCTACGCCCTCGCCCTGGAGCGGGACGCGGTGGACGCCTGGATGTTCGAGGACCGGGTCACGGCCTGCTCGGCTGCGGGTCTGCCCTCCCACGCAGCGGCCGAGGGCTTGGCCGAAGCGCTCGCCTCGTGGGGCGGACAGCCGTACGCCGAATTCGGCGACGAGCCGTGGACGGCCGGTGAACGTACCCGCCTGGAGGAACTGCACCGTGCTGCCCGTGAACGGCTCGCCGCCGCGCGGCTGAGCCACGGGCAGGCGGCGCAGGCTCTCGCCGACGCGGGCGCGCTCACCCGGGAGCAGCCGTTGCACGAGGAGGGATGGCGGCTGCTGGCGCTGGCACTGTGGGCCCGTGACCGCCAAGGGGACGCCCTGGCCGCACTGCGGCAGGCCCGGCACGTCCTCGCGGAGGAACTCGGCGTCGAACCCGGGCCGGCCCTGCTGGAGCTGGAACAGGCCCTGCTGCACCAGCGTCTCGACGTTCTCCACCAGGCAACCGGGACACCCGTCACGGCCACCGCCCGAGCCGAAGCAGCCACCACCCCCACGACGGTACGCAGTTCCATCGCTGCTGCCGGACATACGACACCGGCCGCGCAGACCGGACCGGCCGCGTCGACGGTGCTGACGGCCGGCCCCATCGTGGGCCGTGACGAGGAGCTGGCAGCGATCGCCGCCGCTGCGGACCGGGCACGCGACGGCCGAGCACAGGTGGTCCTGGTCTCCGGCGAAGCCGGAATCGGCAAGTCCACCCTCCTGCAGGCCACCCTGCGCCAACTGCCCGCACAGGGCTGGCTGGTCGGATCAGGACAGTGCCCGGAGACCGAGGGCGCCCCGCCCGGCCGGGCCTGGTTCGACCTCCTCCCCGACCTCGCCGAGAACGCCCCACCAGGTCCGTACGCCGACGAGCTGGCGCCCCTGCTCAGCCTGGGCACGGCAAGCGGCTCCGCCCAGCCGGACGGCAGCCCGGCCCGACGCTATCGCCTGCACCGGGCGCTGCTCGGCTGGCTCCGCGATACAGCCGCGCGGCAGCCGCTGACGATCGTGCTGGACGACTTGCACCGGGGCGACCAGGAGAGCATCGAGCTGTTCCTGCTGTGCGCCGAGCAGCTGCGCGACGTACCACTGGTCCTGGTCGGCTCGTACCGCACCGGGGAGGGCGACCTGACCGGCGCACTGGCACGCCTGGCCGCCTGCTCGCCCGTACGAATCAATCTCGCCGGCCTGTCGGACGCCCAGGCGAAGGAACTGCTGCGGCGCTCAACGACCGACATCAGCGACCAGGCGGCGGCGGCCCTGGCCGAACGGGCCGGAGGCAACCCCTTCTACCTCCGGGAAAGCTCCCTCCTGGTGGCCGGCGAGGGCGAACAGCAGGCACTGGCCCGCATCCCGCAGGGGGTCCAGGACGTACTGCGGCGCAGGCTCGCCCTGCTCGCACCGACCGTCACGGCAGGACTGCGGCTCGCCGCCGTCGCCGGACGCGAGGCACCGGTCGCCCTCCTCGTGCACGCTGCGGACAGCGACCCCGACCAACTCCTCGACGCCCTGGACACCGGAATCACCGCCGGACTGCTCACCGAACCGCGCCCGGGTACGGTGCGCTTCAGCCACGCCCTCGTACGCGACGCCCTGGAGGCAGACCTCACGCGTCTGCGGCTGGCCCGGATGCACTCCCGACTCGGCAGGAGCCTGATCGCCCTCGGCTCGGACGACGTCGCAGCCACCGCCCACCACCTCCTGCGGGCAGCCGCTGTCGTCACCGCCGACGCCGGCCCCGCCGTCCACCATGCCCGGCTCGCATGCGAGCAAGCCGTGCGCCGCTACGCCCCGCAGAACGCCGAAGCCCTCCTGAACACGGCCCTCGGCCTCCTGACCGACCAACCGGCAGCCTTCGCCGACCAGGACCCGGCCCTGCTGCGGGTCATGCTGCTGGGCCAGCTCGTCGACTGCCGGATCCGTATGGGAGCCGTCGTACCGGCCCGCGACGCACAGCAGCAGGCCGTCCGGGTGGCCCGTGCCGAAGGCCGGGCAGACCTGCTGACCGCCGCCTACACGACATGGACCGAACCGACTCCCTGGCGCGTCCGCCCGTACGCGGCCTGCGACCCCGAAGCCGTAGAGGAGCTCACGAACCTGCTGGAGAACCACCACCCGGACGACCGGCAGCGGTGCCTCCTCCTCGACCAGCTCGCCGACGCACTCGACGACACCGACCCCCGCGCCGTAACCGTGGCACGCCAGGCCGTGGAGCTCTCCAAAACCGTGGGCGACCCCCGCCTGCGGGGCCTTACGCTCACCTCCCTGCTGCGCCGCATCGACTGCGAACTCGAACCAGCCGCCTATCTCGAACTCCACGAAGAACTCGCCGAGGTCGCCGCCTCCCAGGACAGCCCCGAATACTCCTGGATGAGCGCCTACACCGCCGCCCGGATCGCCGCCGCCCGCAACGACCCGGCGCAGATGGAGCGGTGCCTCCTCCGCGCCGACGAAATCGCCCGCACCTACGAGCTGGGCGGTGCCTTCGCCATCGCCCAGCTGCGCCGCCCCATGGTCGCCATGGCCCAGGGCCGGTTCGGCGAGGCGGAGCAGGACCTGGCGTCCGCGGTGGCGGAACTGCGAGCGCGTGGGGCGGTGGACCTCAGCGGCCTGGCGGGCCTGGCCGCCGGATGCATCCGCCTGCAGCAGGACCGGCTCGCCGAGGTCCTGCCGGTGGTGCTCGCGGTGTGGGAGCAGTACCAGCCGCTCAATGAAGCCCTCACCGCCCTCGCCCTGCTGGCCGCGGACCGCACCGAAGAGGCTCGCGAGGTCTTCGCCCGCAGGGTGCCGATCCGCCGCGACTTCGTCTACTCCATCCTGACCGCCCTGCGCGGCATCGCCGCCATCGCCTTCGGCGACAGGCAAGCGGCCGCCGAGGTCTACCGCGATCTCCTTCCCTTTCAGGGGCTGGCAGGCGGAGCGAGCAGCCTCAGCCTCGTCTTCCGGCCCGTCGCGCAGACCCTGGGCGAACTCGCCCAATTCCTGGGCCATGCGCAGGATGCGCAGCGCCACTACCGGGAAGCCGCGCGGGTGGCAGCCGCATGGGACTCCCCGCACTGGTCGGATGCCGCCCAGGCGGCCCTGGCCCGGCTCCCGCAAGCGGCACGACAGCGGCCGCACGGGTAG
- a CDS encoding MFS transporter yields MTGQPVGGVAVKALPVARSEARLLVPALMFIALVVAAVASLGTPLITSVATSFHVSLASAQWTLTVALLSGAVATPVLGRLGAGRHRRATILATLAVVVAGSALTVLPLPFAWLLVGRAAQGVGLGLTALMMGVARDHLPEERSAGVIALISVVSIIGAGVGYPLAALLAELGGVRAAYGFGLVVTAAALLTAWRSMPEAPEGRSDHVDVAGAVVLAAALLLVLFLAGERNLWSRHLAVAAGLAVVAVVLLCVWAVIELRSTTPLVDVRAVRHPAVAGANLAMFVGGIGMYLLLTLITRYAQTPHGAGYGFGLTTFVAGLVLIPFSVLGFVAGKLTPRVRRRIADPLLLAGSAVVVGGGFALFAAARSDLAELFAAMGVLGFGVGGFSAAMPGVILAVTPKSETSSAMSFNYVVRSVGYSLGSAIGGLILAAGTGPGHLFPDDSAYTTAALVGIGAMAITTLTSLALARRRSSETNP; encoded by the coding sequence GTGACCGGGCAGCCGGTCGGCGGGGTCGCGGTGAAGGCGTTACCGGTGGCGCGTTCCGAGGCGCGGCTGCTGGTCCCCGCCCTGATGTTCATCGCTCTGGTCGTGGCGGCGGTCGCCAGCCTCGGGACGCCGCTCATCACCAGCGTCGCGACCTCGTTCCACGTCTCGCTCGCCAGCGCGCAGTGGACGCTGACCGTCGCGCTGCTCAGCGGCGCCGTCGCCACGCCGGTCCTGGGCCGACTCGGAGCCGGCCGGCATCGGCGGGCCACGATCCTCGCCACGCTGGCGGTCGTCGTCGCCGGCAGCGCGCTCACCGTGCTGCCGCTGCCGTTCGCGTGGCTGCTGGTCGGCAGGGCGGCCCAGGGCGTCGGGCTCGGGCTGACGGCGCTGATGATGGGCGTGGCCCGGGACCACCTCCCCGAGGAGCGCAGCGCGGGCGTGATCGCCCTGATCTCGGTGGTCTCGATCATCGGGGCCGGCGTCGGCTACCCGCTGGCCGCACTGCTCGCCGAGCTCGGCGGTGTACGGGCCGCCTACGGCTTCGGCCTGGTCGTCACCGCCGCCGCCCTCCTGACCGCGTGGCGCTCCATGCCCGAAGCCCCCGAAGGCCGCTCCGACCACGTGGACGTGGCAGGCGCGGTCGTCCTGGCCGCTGCGCTGCTCCTGGTGCTGTTCCTCGCCGGCGAACGGAATCTGTGGAGCCGGCACCTCGCCGTGGCGGCGGGCCTCGCCGTCGTCGCGGTGGTGCTGCTCTGCGTCTGGGCCGTCATCGAGCTGCGCAGCACGACGCCCCTGGTCGATGTGCGGGCGGTGCGGCACCCGGCGGTCGCCGGGGCGAACCTCGCCATGTTCGTCGGCGGGATCGGCATGTACCTCCTGCTCACGCTCATCACCCGGTACGCGCAGACGCCGCACGGCGCCGGCTACGGCTTCGGGCTGACGACCTTCGTCGCCGGGCTGGTCCTCATCCCGTTCTCGGTGCTGGGGTTCGTCGCCGGCAAGCTCACGCCGCGGGTCCGGAGGCGGATCGCCGATCCCCTGCTCCTGGCCGGCAGCGCCGTCGTGGTCGGCGGCGGGTTCGCCCTGTTCGCGGCGGCCCGGTCGGACCTGGCCGAACTGTTCGCGGCGATGGGCGTGCTCGGCTTCGGCGTCGGCGGCTTCTCGGCCGCGATGCCCGGCGTCATCCTGGCCGTCACCCCCAAGAGCGAGACGTCGAGCGCCATGAGCTTCAACTACGTCGTCCGCAGCGTCGGGTACTCCCTGGGCAGCGCCATCGGCGGCCTGATCCTCGCCGCGGGCACCGGCCCCGGCCACCTCTTCCCCGACGACAGCGCCTACACCACCGCGGCGCTGGTCGGCATCGGCGCCATGGCGATCACGACGCTGACAAGCCTCGCTCTCGCCCGCCGACGCTCGTCCGAGACCAACCCGTAA
- a CDS encoding DUF1330 domain-containing protein, translated as MPKGYWVSVYRTISDPEKLAAYNKLAPPAVKAGGGRVLSRGGRVVAHDAGIAERTVLIEFDSFEQAVAAHESAAYQEALVALSDGVERDFRIVEGID; from the coding sequence ATGCCCAAGGGCTACTGGGTCAGCGTCTACCGCACCATTTCAGACCCCGAGAAGCTGGCTGCTTACAACAAGCTGGCCCCTCCGGCCGTCAAGGCCGGGGGCGGCCGGGTCCTCTCCCGTGGCGGTCGGGTCGTGGCGCATGACGCCGGAATCGCCGAGCGCACCGTCCTGATCGAGTTCGACAGCTTCGAGCAGGCCGTCGCGGCGCACGAGAGTGCGGCCTACCAGGAGGCGCTGGTCGCCCTCTCCGACGGCGTCGAGCGCGACTTCCGCATCGTCGAAGGCATCGACTGA